The stretch of DNA GGTCTAGGGACAGGGCCGGGTGCCGAGCGGACTGCGCCACCTTGGGCAGGCTTGTAGATCAAATGGAAGATGAAGGCATTGCAGTACCTGCAGTGAGGGCGTGGTCAGGGGCAGGGCCGGGCCTCCCAGTAGGCGAGCTTAGGGCACAGATCTAGGGCTAGGTGCAGTAAAAGACAAGAGCAGCTCAGGGGGTAAAAGGACCTGCCGCGAGGCCTGTCGCCTGAGTTCGAGCcccagaaaaaaagtaaagaagcaACAGAGTCTTTATAGGAGCAGGGCGAGAAGTTGGGAGCTCTAAAAGGTGGTTTGTGTTGGGGCTGTCCAAATCAGCAAAGACAGTAAGAGGACAGAGATGGAGGGTTGTAAGATTGGGGCGAAGAGCACCTTTTAGGCTACAGAGTATATAAATCGCGGATCAGAGGGCTTTAGGCCGCCATGGACCCTTACCAGGGCATGCAGTTGTCAGCAGCTCTGAGGCGGAATGGGGAGCGGAAGGGGTTGGGCTGTGGAGAGCTGGTCCCCCCTCCGGTGGCCACCGCCATGGTCTGATCGTCCATCACACAGCTGTACTCACTGCTCTCCGTGAAGAAAGCTGGCACTCGGAGAGACTGAGGTTTGGGTGGGCTCTCAGACACTCCCTGGGAGGCTCCCTCACCCAGGTACATCCCAAGCCCCACCCTCCCCGATAGATAAAGTCCCAGAAGAGACAGGATGCTGGAGAGGTACTCCCCAAGTCTGTGGAGCAGTTAAGGGGTGGGCAAGCCCAGTCCTTTAGAGAAGGGAAGGAGCTGGGTGAGTGAGATTATCCACCTGTAGTCGAGGCAGAGAGCTTAGCCATGTGTCCTTGAGACCAAAGCCAGAGTTAAATCCTAACGAGAGAGGATGACAATGGTGACCACAGTGTCCTTCTTTTACTTTCCCCAAATCCCAGCCCCTGAGCCCCAGGCTCTTACCAATAACCAGGTCAGGCTTGGGTCCCTGGAGCAGGTGATAGGGCCGCGTGGACACCCTGATTTGCAGGTCCCTCCGCCCTCCCTTCTCCTTAGTCCCAGAGTTGAGCCGTGCAGATGCCCCAGAATTAGGACGCACAGACACCTCAGGGCCATCCTGTGTGGCCGGGAGTGGGGTGGGAAAGCCGCTGAAAGGCTGGGTAATGGGAGGGAGCCccaggaagagcagaggaaggtagaggggaaggggagggtccCACCAGGCTACCAGagacagggctggagaagtggggCTCCCTCCAGCTCTCACCCTCTTCATAGTAAAATGCTGCTGGTCACTCTCAGGTGGTAGGCTGTCACCCACAAACTGTAGCTCCAGGGCCACGTGAGGGAGAAGCACCAAGAGCTccttagagacagagagaaggtcAGCCCAGGGCTCCACCCTATGACCACACCTGTCTTTTCAACACACCCTCTCTGAGTGGGGACGTTACCCAAAACACCATGACAAGATCAAATTCCTTCCCGGCCTCCACCACGTGGATCTTCAGCGACTGCTTGTTCTGAATGTTGAGCTCAGGAACTGGTGAGAAGTCCACTTATTAAagatacggggggggggggcacccttGCTgccaaccccacccccagcctcctgTCCTGTCTGCGCTCCTTACAGGACTGGGGTACCAGGTGAGTGATGACATAGTACACGGTCAGTGGGTAGGTAAGAAGCACAGCCATGGGGGAGTCCAGGCTAAGGCCTCGCCACGTGTAGTAATCCTGCCATGAACCTGGGGAGAGAGTCTTAACGGGGGGCCTGATCCCAGACCTGGCCTTCAATCTTTAATGTGCCGTGCCCCCTCAGGCACCAGGTTTCTGTCCGCCACCCCCTGCAGGATCTCTGTCCCAACTCCTATAGGACCCCTCCAGCTCACCCAAGAGGCTCTTGGGTGGGTCTAGAGGCACCGGAGGCATCAGGGCTGGTCCGTCTCCCTGCAGGAGCTGGTAAGGATCACCTGAGTGGATGAGAAGCAGCGCCTAAGAGCTGTAAACCCCTACCTgcctcatctccccacccctcccagaaGACCTGTACACCCTGAAGGCCTGAAGCTGTAGCAGGATTGGAGTTAGCCTAGGGACAGGGTTATTGGATGAATCAGACAAAAATGACTCCTTTGAGGTCTGTGGAAAGGCTTAAAATAATCCTAACAGGGTCAGTACAGGGGGGTGGTACTAACCCCATTAGGACTTTGTGTATAGGTCTAATGTGTATATGGAGGGGTTAGGGGACTGGTCCACTCCCCCAGCCTTCCCCACAACCTTCCCTCTAGTCCATTCCCGGCAAAAGGCCCCACATACCATTGAGAAGGTGGCTGAGGGATGATGTGCTGCCCCAAGGGCTCCTGGGGGTGCCAGGCCCTGGAATCAGCATGCTGAGCTGGGTCCAATAGCCACGAGTAAGGCCTCGAGAGGCCAGGAAAGCCTCCTTGTTAAAGGTCTCACTGGTCACCTCTGCAGGAGAAGTGGGTGAGGGTTGAGGACCTGGTGGCTCAGCTCCAGGACTTTAGCTGTCCTCTGCTATCCCTAAGGACCCTGATTTTTGGGCCTGGTTTTACCTAGGGAGGAAATTTTCCTTTCTGAGTGTCCAGCATGTTCCAGACATGCACCGAGAGTTTACACAACCCTTGAAATAATTAAATGTGGTTTTGTATTTGCTAGTATTCCTTTTTTACAGATGATGgaacttgagggtttttttttttttaaattttaagacaagatctcattgcAGCACAGGCTGACTTTAAATTGTctatgtagcagaggatggctttgaacccctgaccctcctgtctccaccttccaaatgctgcgaTTACAGGCATGCCCCATCAGAGGCAgctcttgttttgtcttgtttttgaaacaaggtgtcacatagcccagggtggcctggaacatGAGATCCTCCTctctcggcctcccaagtgctaggaatgtgctaccatgcctggcttaagtGAACTGTTTGAGGTCACATGGCTAGACGGTGGTAGAGGTGAACAGTAAGCATTTGAACTGATGCCTCAGCTGCCCTGGTCTCTCCCTGGATCAGTCATTCTGCCTCAGCTGCTCTGGTCCCTAACACCCAATGCACAGCACCAGCTCTTCTTCCAAGGATGCAGACTTCAGCCAAACACTCATTCTTCAGGCCCTGGACCCAGTCCCGAAGACCTGGTCCCAGGATCCCCTCCCTGCCACTTTGACCTCCTTAGGATACCTGCAGTATAGGTGAAAGGCAGACTTGCCAGTTCCCCTGTTCGCTCCATAAAACCGGCAAGTCTCGGGCACCAAAATCTGTGGCTCACATCATCTGGGCATCGGCGCCAATCAGCCTGGAGACAAGCCTCTCCACAGTATAAGACAGCACTGCACTGGGGACTGGGGAAACAGGGGTAATTGGCACCCCTCAGTCTTCATGGATCCTCTGGGCTATAATCTGTCCATATGCCACTCAGCCTGTTTGTATTGCATCCTGTAGCTAATTGCTCATAACTTGTTTTTCCtattccttcctaccttcctggccctccttctgcctgcctgcttggGACCCCCACTGGCCCGGCTTGCCTTTCTACGTGGTTGTCTAACTGCTGGAGTCTTCCATTGACGCCAGCCTTGGGGATGCTCACCAGGGTGTCAACTTCACTTCGAAGCTGTGCTTGTGACAAACATGGCAAGTTCGAGCCCGAAGGGAGGCAAAAGTAAAGCCTGGCCGAGGACCCCATGTTCTCATTGGGGTCTTTGCTAACTTCACACCCAGCCTTGGGACAAGGCTCTCCAGGTCTCTGCATGGGGATACAGGTGGCATCAGGCTAAAAGGGCTCAGGAGTTTCTACACCTTTCCACCCTCTGATCCCAGGTATTTGTACCGATGCAGGTGGGCGTCTCCCACAGTAAGCTGTCGGGGCTTTCGGGGGTCCCCAGAGCCCATAGGGCAGGCCATGCTGTGGCAAAGGAGAGCATAGGCCCGAGGAGCCAGATTCTCAGCCCCTGGGCTCTGGCCCACACGTCCGTGGGTTCCATCCATTAGCAGATCAATGCCCAAGATGGTGCCATGCTCATCAGTCACCAGCAAAAGACAAGAGAGGTGCAGGGGTGCAGCCTCTGCGGAAAGAGGGGACATTTGGGCGAGAGATAGCACAGTCAGATAGACCAAGTTTAGATGTCTTGAGGGGACAGACAACTTCAGTGAGTAGAAGGGACTAGATAAGAGAGGCAGTCCCCATGTAAAGGGGGCAACTGCTATACGGAGCCAGAATGTAAGAAACATGGGCACCTTATCAAAATCtggatttctctttctttagatttattttcattttatacatatgagtgttttctccacatgcatgtctgtatatcacatgtgtgcagtgcctgcagaaggcagaagagggtgttagatgcccttgaaatggagttacagaaggtAGTTAgccacccaccatgtggttgctggggattgaacctggactctgtggaagagcagtcaatgctcttaacctctaaaccacctctccaggcctaGAACCTCGATTTTTCTTAAGATGCAAGGTCTCTGGACTTTCATTCTTTACAGTGCTTAGATGTTTGttcaaatttaaaacaacaacaacaacaacaacaacaacaacaacaacacacattGTGGCAAATGAACTTTGGGCAACAGATTTGCATGAAAATTAACAGCCTGTGACTCCTAGTCGGTTGAGAGACATGGGAGGAGTTCAGAAAGGTGTCTGGACAGGGGACAAGGCAGGGCCACCCTGGGTTCTCACCACTCTTCcgtcctttcctcttttcaggaaccttctcagcctctcctctgtcctcccgGCAGCCATCAGCACAGCTTGCTTCTTTCTGGGTCACCTCTGACTTGGCTGGTGGCTTTGCTTTTTGGGGGGATTCCCTGCTGGAAGGGGCTGGCTCCCCACCCTCCTGTGGTTCTGCCTTCTCTGTGCCTGAGCTCCCTTTTccatcctcttcttcatcttcttcctcctccccttcttccccatccTCCAGGCTGACAAAACTGACATACGGGCTCAGGTCTCTCAGGTGGAGCGGAGGCTCATCTCCCAGGAGCCGGGAAGCCCCCAGGCCCGGCCCGGGACCTGGCTCTGTACCTTGCCCCAAGCTGATGCCCACACTACGGTTTGGTAAGACGTGGAGCACCCAGAGGGCAGGGTCCTGGGGCAGCCTCCTTATCTGACCCTCCAGTTGACGCCATCGGCCCTCAAGGCTGGTCCCCATGGTCCCTTTCTCTGCCACGAACTTGCGGAACCAGCCAAAGAGAAGTGCAGCGAAATCAAGGAACTCATCCCGGTATCCAGACACAAATTCCATGTCTTCAGATGCACAGGGCCTGGACCCAGACTGAGAAGAAAGGGCTGTATGGTAGCGGTCAGGAGCGGGGTAATGATGAGGGTCC from Microtus ochrogaster isolate Prairie Vole_2 chromosome 7, MicOch1.0, whole genome shotgun sequence encodes:
- the Zmynd15 gene encoding zinc finger MYND domain-containing protein 15 isoform X2 → MEFVSGYRDEFLDFAALLFGWFRKFVAEKGTMGTSLEGRWRQLEGQIRRLPQDPALWVLHVLPNRSVGISLGQGTEPGPGPGLGASRLLGDEPPLHLRDLSPYVSFVSLEDGEEGEEEEDEEEDGKGSSGTEKAEPQEGGEPAPSSRESPQKAKPPAKSEVTQKEASCADGCREDRGEAEKVPEKRKGRKSEAAPLHLSCLLLVTDEHGTILGIDLLMDGTHGRVGQSPGAENLAPRAYALLCHSMACPMGSGDPRKPRQLTVGDAHLHRDLESLVPRLGVKLAKTPMRTWGPRPGFTFASLRARTCHVCHKHSFEVKLTPCPQCSAVLYCGEACLQADWRRCPDDVSHRFWCPRLAGFMERTGELASLPFTYTAEVTSETFNKEAFLASRGLTRGYWTQLSMLIPGPGTPRSPWGSTSSLSHLLNGDPYQLLQGDGPALMPPVPLDPPKSLLGSWQDYYTWRGLSLDSPMAVLLTYPLTVYYVITHLVPQSFPELNIQNKQSLKIHVVEAGKEFDLVMVFWELLVLLPHVALELQFVGDSLPPESDQQHFTMKRDGPEVSVRPNSGASARLNSGTKEKGGRRDLQIRVSTRPYHLLQGPKPDLVIGFNSGFGLKDTWLSSLPRLQSLRVPAFFTESSEYSCVMDDQTMAVATGGGTSSPQPNPFRSPFRLRAADNCMPWYCNAFIFHLIYKPAQGGAVRSAPGPVPRPPTPAAPPVPTRRRRGEKKAARGPRRRR
- the Zmynd15 gene encoding zinc finger MYND domain-containing protein 15 isoform X1, which gives rise to MEFVSGYRDEFLDFAALLFGWFRKFVAEKGTMGTSLEGRWRQLEGQIRRLPQDPALWVLHVLPNRSVGISLGQGTEPGPGPGLGASRLLGDEPPLHLRDLSPYVSFVSLEDGEEGEEEEDEEEDGKGSSGTEKAEPQEGGEPAPSSRESPQKAKPPAKSEVTQKEASCADGCREDRGEAEKVPEKRKGRKSEAAPLHLSCLLLVTDEHGTILGIDLLMDGTHGRVGQSPGAENLAPRAYALLCHSMACPMGSGDPRKPRQLTVGDAHLHRDLESLVPRLGVKLAKTPMRTWGPRPGFTFASLRARTCHVCHKHSFEVKLTPCPQCSAVLYCGEACLQADWRRCPDDVSHRFWCPRLAGFMERTGELASLPFTYTAEVTSETFNKEAFLASRGLTRGYWTQLSMLIPGPGTPRSPWGSTSSLSHLLNGDPYQLLQGDGPALMPPVPLDPPKSLLGSWQDYYTWRGLSLDSPMAVLLTYPLTVYYVITHLVPQSFPELNIQNKQSLKIHVVEAGKEFDLVMVFWELLVLLPHVALELQFVGDSLPPESDQQHFTMKRDGPEVSVRPNSGASARLNSGTKEKGGRRDLQIRVSTRPYHLLQGPKPDLVIGKSLGLRGWDLGKVKEGHCGHHCHPLSLGFNSGFGLKDTWLSSLPRLQSLRVPAFFTESSEYSCVMDDQTMAVATGGGTSSPQPNPFRSPFRLRAADNCMPWYCNAFIFHLIYKPAQGGAVRSAPGPVPRPPTPAAPPVPTRRRRGEKKAARGPRRRR
- the Zmynd15 gene encoding zinc finger MYND domain-containing protein 15 isoform X3; its protein translation is MEFVSGYRDEFLDFAALLFGWFRKFVAEKGTMGTSLEGRWRQLEGQIRRLPQDPALWVLHVLPNRSVGISLGQGTEPGPGPGLGASRLLGDEPPLHLRDLSPYVSFVSLEDGEEGEEEEDEEEDGKGSSGTEKAEPQEGGEPAPSSRESPQKAKPPAKSEVTQKEASCADGCREDRGEAEKVPEKRKGRKSEAAPLHLSCLLLVTDEHGTILGIDLLMDGTHGRVGQSPGAENLAPRAYALLCHSMACPMGSGDPRKPRQLTVGDAHLHRDLESLVPRLGVKLAKTPMRTWGPRPGFTFASLRARTCHVCHKHSFEVKLTPCPQCSAVLYCGEACLQADWRRCPDDVSHRFWCPRLAGFMERTGELASLPFTYTAEVTSETFNKEAFLASRGLTRGYWTQLSMLIPGPGTPRSPWGSTSSLSHLLNGDPYQLLQGDGPALMPPVPLDPPKSLLVPELNIQNKQSLKIHVVEAGKEFDLVMVFWELLVLLPHVALELQFVGDSLPPESDQQHFTMKRDGPEVSVRPNSGASARLNSGTKEKGGRRDLQIRVSTRPYHLLQGPKPDLVIGFNSGFGLKDTWLSSLPRLQSLRVPAFFTESSEYSCVMDDQTMAVATGGGTSSPQPNPFRSPFRLRAADNCMPWYCNAFIFHLIYKPAQGGAVRSAPGPVPRPPTPAAPPVPTRRRRGEKKAARGPRRRR